The following are from one region of the Hymenobacter sp. YIM 151858-1 genome:
- the radC gene encoding RadC family protein: MDSIDNATEDESLPGSYQAPASFSIKSWAEEDRPREKLLLKGRAALSDAELMAILLGSGTAKLSAVDVAKLVLAATGNDLNQLARLSVKELMRHKGIGEAKAITIVAAMELGRRRKETAAAERTTITCSTDIYNLVRPSLQDLPHEEFWVILLNRANVVMRQEKISSGGVAGTVADPKMIFKHALEQLASSIILVHNHPSGNRQPSAADIALTKKLKEAGKFLDLPVLDHLIYTDRGYYSFADEGIL, translated from the coding sequence ATGGATTCGATTGACAACGCGACAGAAGACGAAAGCCTGCCGGGCAGCTACCAGGCCCCGGCCAGCTTCAGCATAAAAAGCTGGGCCGAAGAAGACCGCCCCCGCGAAAAGCTGCTGCTGAAAGGCCGCGCCGCCCTCTCCGATGCCGAGCTAATGGCCATTTTGCTGGGCTCGGGCACGGCCAAGCTCTCGGCCGTGGATGTAGCCAAACTGGTGCTGGCCGCTACCGGCAACGATTTAAACCAGCTGGCCCGCCTTTCGGTGAAGGAGCTGATGCGCCACAAAGGCATTGGCGAGGCCAAAGCCATAACCATTGTGGCAGCCATGGAGCTGGGCCGCCGCCGCAAAGAAACCGCCGCCGCCGAGCGTACCACCATTACCTGCTCCACCGACATCTACAACCTGGTGCGGCCCAGCCTGCAGGACTTGCCGCACGAGGAGTTCTGGGTGATTCTGCTGAACCGCGCCAACGTGGTAATGCGGCAAGAGAAGATTAGCAGCGGGGGTGTGGCCGGCACCGTGGCCGACCCCAAGATGATCTTTAAGCACGCCCTGGAGCAGCTGGCCAGCAGCATTATTCTGGTGCACAACCACCCCAGCGGCAACCGCCAGCCTTCCGCCGCCGACATCGCCCTGACGAAAAAACTCAAGGAGGCCGGCAAGTTTCTGGATTTGCCCGTGCTCGACCACCTCATCTACACCGACCGCGGCTACTACAGCTTCGCCGACGAGGGCATTCTGTGA
- a CDS encoding metallophosphoesterase, whose product MSRLFSSFFFLALLVVAEWYGSQAIRTLVQHYSPNTRRVVTAAYWLVTIGLWVAGVWAMSTRHMGSSAFKSYIGGLLLAFVVAKLIVLLFLLPEDIVRLGRWVARLFARSDAGGAAATGTPITRSEFLSKMALLTAGIPFVALIYGMVRGATDYRVKRVTLRFPNLPASFDGFKMVQISDLHTGSFQSKEPLRRAVALINQQQADLVVMTGDLVNNFAHEVEEHIDTLAGITSGVAKLSVLGNHDYSDYVNWEPLGGAEAKAANLARIKENHAKIGWRLLLDETHHIERNGERIAILGVQNWGQRGFAKYGNLAKTHAASGEVPFKILLSHDPSHWEAQVLEYNDIDLTLSGHTHGMQFGVNLPHLKWSPVQYVYRQWAGLYERGKQLLYVNTGLGFIGYPGRVGFLPEITVFELRRA is encoded by the coding sequence ATGTCTCGTCTGTTTTCATCTTTCTTTTTTCTGGCGCTGCTGGTAGTGGCCGAGTGGTACGGCTCGCAGGCCATTCGCACCCTGGTGCAGCATTATTCGCCCAACACCCGGCGCGTGGTTACGGCAGCTTACTGGCTGGTTACCATTGGCCTGTGGGTGGCGGGCGTATGGGCCATGAGCACCCGGCACATGGGCAGCAGCGCCTTCAAATCGTACATCGGCGGCTTGCTACTGGCGTTTGTGGTGGCCAAACTGATTGTACTGCTGTTTTTGCTGCCCGAGGACATCGTGCGCCTGGGCCGCTGGGTAGCGCGGCTGTTTGCCCGCTCCGATGCTGGTGGTGCCGCGGCCACCGGCACGCCCATTACGCGCAGCGAGTTCCTGAGCAAAATGGCTTTGCTGACGGCGGGCATCCCGTTTGTAGCATTGATTTACGGCATGGTGCGCGGCGCTACCGATTACCGCGTGAAGCGCGTAACGCTGCGCTTCCCCAACCTGCCCGCCTCGTTCGACGGCTTTAAAATGGTGCAGATTTCCGACCTGCACACCGGCTCCTTTCAATCGAAAGAGCCGCTGCGCCGGGCCGTAGCGCTGATTAACCAGCAGCAGGCCGACCTGGTAGTAATGACCGGCGACCTGGTAAACAACTTCGCCCACGAGGTGGAGGAGCACATCGACACGCTGGCCGGCATTACCTCGGGCGTGGCCAAGCTCTCGGTGCTTGGCAACCACGACTACTCCGACTACGTGAACTGGGAACCCCTGGGCGGCGCCGAGGCCAAGGCCGCCAACCTGGCCCGCATCAAAGAAAACCACGCCAAAATAGGCTGGCGCCTGCTGCTCGACGAAACCCACCACATTGAGCGCAACGGCGAGCGAATTGCCATTTTGGGCGTGCAGAACTGGGGGCAGCGCGGCTTTGCCAAGTACGGCAACCTGGCCAAAACCCACGCCGCATCGGGCGAAGTGCCGTTTAAAATCCTGCTCTCGCACGACCCCTCGCACTGGGAGGCGCAGGTGCTGGAGTACAACGACATCGACCTGACGCTCTCGGGCCACACCCACGGCATGCAGTTCGGCGTGAACCTGCCGCACCTCAAGTGGAGCCCCGTGCAGTACGTGTACCGGCAGTGGGCGGGCCTGTACGAGCGCGGCAAGCAGCTGCTGTACGTAAACACTGGGCTGGGCTTTATCGGCTACCCCGGCCGGGTGGGTTTTTTGCCCGAAATAACGGTGTTTGAGTTGCGCCGGGCCTAG
- a CDS encoding carboxypeptidase-like regulatory domain-containing protein encodes MEVSLVFCYRLIARRWLGLLVALLCLGGAMPAAAQTQVRVTGSIADKDTRQDIPGAAVINQRTRRGVVADEQGNFNLVAQPTDTLEFRAIGYASYRLPLGGTGLSQLIVQIKLQRTSVQLTGVTIREGRPDDATINKALRNIRRPTPPPNAVKRAPRPKPLFPVDSTAPRAPVPTLASPISFLYDQFSREGEQRRKMEEIQTQKQYNDELARRRAYNRLFRVNKGYEVDGDSTYVPISVPRTLPALPTQPMQPPAGSLAPKR; translated from the coding sequence ATGGAAGTTTCGTTGGTATTCTGTTATCGGTTGATTGCGCGGCGGTGGCTGGGCCTGTTGGTGGCGCTGCTGTGCCTGGGGGGCGCCATGCCGGCGGCTGCCCAAACGCAGGTGCGCGTTACCGGCTCCATCGCCGATAAAGACACCCGCCAAGATATTCCGGGCGCGGCCGTCATCAACCAGCGCACCCGCCGCGGCGTGGTAGCCGATGAGCAAGGCAACTTCAACCTGGTAGCGCAACCCACCGACACGCTTGAGTTTCGGGCCATCGGCTACGCCTCGTACCGCCTGCCCCTAGGTGGCACGGGCCTCTCGCAGCTGATTGTGCAGATAAAGCTGCAGCGCACCAGCGTGCAGCTCACGGGCGTAACCATTCGCGAAGGCCGCCCCGACGATGCCACCATCAACAAAGCCCTGCGCAATATTCGGCGGCCTACGCCCCCGCCCAACGCGGTAAAGCGCGCCCCCCGGCCCAAGCCCCTGTTCCCCGTCGACTCCACGGCACCTAGGGCGCCGGTGCCCACGCTGGCCAGCCCCATCAGCTTTCTCTACGACCAGTTTTCGCGCGAAGGCGAGCAACGCCGCAAGATGGAGGAAATACAGACCCAGAAGCAGTACAACGACGAGCTGGCCCGGCGCCGCGCCTACAACCGCCTGTTCCGCGTGAACAAGGGCTACGAGGTAGACGGCGACTCCACGTACGTGCCTATTTCGGTGCCGCGCACTTTGCCGGCTTTGCCCACGCAACCCATGCAGCCGCCTGCCGGCAGTCTGGCCCCCAAGCGGTAG
- the uvsE gene encoding UV DNA damage repair endonuclease UvsE, whose product MRIGYPCVNESLDCTSTSTFRLASYSAERLEQAVANNLACLQRILEYNVQHDLRFFRIGSGIVPFGSHPVNTYPWQQRFAAEFRAIGDYIKQHDMRVSFHPDQFVVLNSPDAGIVERSVAELVYQGSMLDLMGLDGKAKLQIHAGGVYGDKESALKRWITTYKELLPEAVKVRLVVENDDRLYSLQECLRLYDAVGVPVLFDNFHHECLSSGEPMPMALQLAAATWHPEQDGPLMIDYSSQAPGERKGKHVNSIEEDLFRAFVDDLRGIDADIMLEIKDKEASAHKACAILRDVGRLTAPRTSSATSY is encoded by the coding sequence ATGAGAATTGGCTATCCTTGCGTAAACGAGTCGCTGGACTGTACGTCCACCTCTACCTTTCGGCTGGCATCGTACTCCGCCGAGCGGCTGGAGCAGGCGGTGGCCAACAACCTGGCCTGCTTGCAGCGCATTCTGGAGTACAACGTGCAGCACGACCTGCGCTTTTTCCGCATCGGCTCGGGCATTGTGCCGTTCGGCTCGCACCCTGTTAATACCTACCCCTGGCAGCAGCGCTTTGCGGCCGAGTTTCGGGCCATCGGCGACTACATCAAGCAGCACGACATGCGGGTTTCGTTTCACCCCGATCAGTTTGTGGTGCTGAACTCGCCCGACGCCGGCATTGTGGAGCGCAGCGTGGCCGAGCTGGTGTACCAGGGCTCGATGCTCGATTTGATGGGCCTCGACGGCAAAGCCAAGCTGCAGATACACGCCGGCGGCGTGTACGGCGACAAAGAATCGGCGCTGAAACGCTGGATTACCACCTACAAAGAATTGCTGCCCGAAGCCGTGAAGGTGCGCTTGGTGGTCGAAAACGACGACCGCCTCTACAGCCTGCAGGAGTGCCTGCGCCTCTACGACGCGGTGGGCGTGCCGGTGCTGTTCGACAACTTCCACCACGAGTGCCTGAGCAGCGGCGAGCCCATGCCCATGGCCCTGCAGCTGGCCGCCGCCACCTGGCACCCCGAGCAGGATGGCCCCCTGATGATTGATTATAGCTCGCAGGCGCCGGGCGAGCGAAAAGGCAAGCACGTGAACAGCATCGAGGAAGACCTGTTCCGGGCTTTCGTGGATGATCTGCGTGGCATCGACGCCGACATCATGCTCGAAATCAAAGACAAAGAAGCCAGTGCCCACAAGGCCTGCGCCATTTTGCGCGACGTGGGCCGCCTTACGGCACCGCGTACTTCCTCAGCCACTTCGTACTAA